Proteins encoded within one genomic window of Triticum aestivum cultivar Chinese Spring chromosome 2D, IWGSC CS RefSeq v2.1, whole genome shotgun sequence:
- the LOC123050225 gene encoding cytochrome P450 84A1, with amino-acid sequence MVGLAKIAMEWLQEPLSWLFVASFIFAVLQRQRRRGKAKAPPLPPGPYPLPIVGNMFMMDQLTHRGLAALAKQYGGILNLRLGQVHAVVLSTPEYAREVLQAQDVAFSNRPATVAAIYLTYDRADMAFANYGPFWRQMRKLCVMKLFSRRRAGTWLAVRDESAALVRAVARRSGECVNLGELIFNLTKNVTFRAAFGADAAGDAGKRDEFIAIMQEFSQLFGGSSIGDFIPWLGWADQGLNVRARAARAALDEFIDKIIDEHMKRGKNPDDVDADMVDDMLAFLPEAKPKKAAGDDLQNSLRLTRENIKAMIMDVMFGGTETVASGIEWAMTEMMHSPDDLRRLQQELTDMVGLDRNVDESDLDKLPFLKCVIKETLRLHPPIPILHHENAEDCVISGYLVPQGSSVMINVFAIGRDAKVWKDADTFRPSRFMTREGEAARLDFRGNCFEFLPFGSGRRSCPGMALGIYSLEFAVAQLAHGFSWALPNGMKPPELDMTDIFGLTAPRATRLCAVPTPRLTYPLVSDVGATHKV; translated from the exons ATGGTGGGCTTGGCCAAGATCGCCATGGAATGGCTCCAAGAGCCACTGAGCTGGCTTTTCGTTGCCTCGTTCATCTTCGCGGtgctgcagcggcagcggcggcgtggcAAGGCCAAGGCGCCGCCGCTGCCTCCGGGGCCGTACCCGCTGCCGATCGTCGGCAACATGTTCATGATGGACCAGCTGACCCACCGGGGCCTCGCGGCTCTGGCAAAGCAGTACGGCGGCATTCTCAACCTCCGCCTCGGCCAGGTCCACGCCGTCGTCCTGTCGACGCCGGAGTACGCCCGGGAGGTGCTGCAGGCGCAGGACGTCGCCTTCTCGAACCGGCCGGCTACCGTCGCCGCCATCTACCTCACCTACGACCGCGCCGACATGGCGTTCGCGAACTACGGGCCCTTCTGGCGCCAGATGCGCAAGCTGTGCGTGATGAAGCTCTTCAGCCGGCGCCGTGCGGGGACCTGGCTCGCCGTGCGCGACGAGTCCGCGGCGCTCGTCCGTGCCGTGGCCCGGCGGAGCGGCGAGTGCGTGAACCTCGGCGAGCTCATCTTCAACCTCACCAAGAACGTCACCTTCCGCGCCGCGTTCGGCGCCGACGCCGCCGGCGACGCCGGGAAACGGGACGAGTTCATCGCCATCATGCAGGAGTTCTCCCAGCTCTTCGGCGGGTCCAGCATCGGCGACTTTATCCCGTGGCTCGGCTGGGCGGACCAGGGCCTCAAcgtgcgcgcccgcgccgcgcgcgccgccctggACGAGTTCATCGACAAGATCATCGACGAGCACATGAAGAGAGGCAAGAACCCCGACGATGTGGACGCCGACATGGTGGACGACATGCTCGCGTTCCTCCCTGAGGCGAAGCCGAAGAAGGCCGCCGGCGACGACCTGCAGAACTCGCTCCGCCTCACTCGTGAAAACATCAAGGCCATGATCATG GACGTGATGTTTGGTGGGACGGAGACGGTGGCATCAGGGATCGAGTGGGCAATGACGGAGATGATGCACAGCCCCGACGACCTCCGTCGGCTGCAGCAGGAGCTCACCGACATGGTGGGTCTCGACCGAAACGTGGACGAGTCGGACCTCGACAAGCTCCCCTTCCTCAAGTGCGTAATTAAGGAGACACTCCGGCTACACCCACCCATCCCGATTCTCCACCACGAGAACGCCGAGGACTGCGTCATCAGTGGCTATTTGGTGCCCCAGGGCTCCAGTGTCATGATCAATGTATTCGCCATTGGCCGCGACGCCAAGGTGTGGAAGGACGCCGACACATTCCGACCGTCGAGGTTTATGACAAGGGAAGGGGAGGCCGCAAGGCTTGACTTCAGGGGCAACTGCTTTGAGTTCTTGCCGTTCGGGTCCGGCCGCCGCTCGTGCCCCGGAATGGCGCTTGGCATCTACTCACTGGAATTTGCTGTCGCACAGCTCGCCCACGGGTTTAGCTGGGCGCTACCCAATGGCATGAAGCCGCCGGAGCTCGACATGACCGACATTTTCGGCCTCACTGCGCCGCGCGCCACCAGGCTCTGCGCCGTGCCCACGCCCCGACTTACTTACCCTTTGGTCTCCGATGTCGGTGCCACGCACAAGGTGTGA